From Desulfobacterales bacterium, one genomic window encodes:
- a CDS encoding DUF559 domain-containing protein: protein MLHYRPNLKDKARQLRSNLTESERVLWSRLRGKQLLGVQFYRQKPIQNYIVDFFASKVKLVIEVDGSQHRKKDESQRDKIRDRFLAGLGLTVMRFNSNEVLNETDAVTDAIYRMVADFLNSEIPLNPPFPKGD from the coding sequence ATGCTGCATTACCGCCCAAACCTTAAAGACAAGGCGCGCCAATTGCGCAGCAACCTGACTGAGAGCGAACGTGTTCTCTGGTCACGGTTGCGGGGCAAACAACTCTTGGGTGTGCAGTTTTACAGGCAAAAGCCGATACAGAACTATATCGTTGATTTTTTTGCGTCAAAAGTGAAATTGGTCATTGAAGTGGACGGATCGCAGCATCGGAAAAAAGATGAATCCCAGCGGGATAAAATTCGTGATAGGTTTCTCGCCGGCTTAGGACTGACGGTTATGCGTTTTAACAGCAATGAAGTTCTAAATGAAACCGATGCCGTCACTGATGCCATTTACAGGATGGTAGCAGACTTTCTAAATTCGGAAATCCCCCTAAATCCCCCTTTTCCAAAGGGGGACTAA
- a CDS encoding transposase, which produces MAYRFGLRYQMALLPKSIEDYVADDNPVRAYDAFVAALDFNTLGIEINPNKVGNSEYDPKAMLKLLVYGYSYGIRSSRKLEREVHHNLSFIWLMGGLKPDHMPTRKSLKRSMLKESK; this is translated from the coding sequence ATGGCATATCGATTCGGCCTTCGCTATCAGATGGCCTTACTTCCAAAAAGCATCGAAGACTATGTTGCCGATGATAATCCGGTGCGTGCCTACGATGCTTTTGTAGCGGCCTTGGATTTTAACACATTAGGGATCGAAATCAATCCGAATAAAGTCGGCAATTCGGAATATGATCCCAAGGCTATGCTAAAGCTTTTGGTTTATGGTTATTCTTATGGAATCAGGAGTTCCCGCAAATTGGAGCGGGAAGTCCATCATAATCTCTCCTTTATATGGCTGATGGGCGGTTTAAAGCCGGACCATATGCCGACACGGAAGAGCTTGAAAAGATCGATGCTCAAGGAATCGAAGTGA
- a CDS encoding choice-of-anchor J domain-containing protein → MKLSNLHKIRLNDKGSILVTLIITMVVLAALGAAMVSLTSTSMFGQVGANSSARAYFLAESGYRYAESRYLSASDRDTELENLHNAAAFTLLNNAGQFDLKIYPYYFKIIERPAIGTKTLKTKVPGGFPPGVIIGKPGWLKIGPKSTSIYRYDDVSVSGVNVTFTMKENINSYFPVGLDVLYAAESEMLQTVTKGGDFQAHDRTSGLPLRNGTIMINNHLYSYKENDVTNRKLIGIEDPSDPNMPDFSVADREMIVLQKFVKLHSTGIFGQEPVEGAASREVVYHVPLPSTAEERKEFKETFADLTNWKTSTLDNFALDMGRSALRVTGTDSLGGTLTGSLIKFEPSATNIDLAAAHLYGDPNFLSYDAQVKVGFDPNPPPVGGFDPSPIPKYFAAGLSFRLDNDNNSYGLSFLRGDNTDTTILDNLDNNIVPVDKKTLIVLWQGTGSGNTRKWLAYKDLNNFFADNMEGSLSGWTTPAPLKGSTNLWHRTTYRSKSSTNSWYYGKELTRNYDTGVTNSATLVSPDIKLYPTSSSVKLSYWTWIKTEPGGGVLYDQKHVEISTNGGVNWSGLEQVLIEDTFGVWQQRFIDLSAYKGLTIKIRFRFDSYDNALNYYEGWYIDDAKISAGDTSYPIFPINEATLMVRVKEVASVTFSNGGPVAIENLDTVVGQTSGARGVVAGTPIISSGSWPGNTAAGTLTMKNTTGTFVNEPIQVIGSSATATASGYRVRDNYIKAYIGDTSGYGTANNSPLDFNKRSILRGNVYWPPDEVADWSATNDYFTLVQWDVINSGLGQNVVKLIDSIDEPNAVIRSNTLTSPTSSPLLQPELGLHTFGKGSTNVYFDDFAVQADVGASSNNGFIRTIQE, encoded by the coding sequence ATGAAATTATCAAATCTTCATAAAATCAGGCTGAATGACAAAGGAAGTATCCTTGTCACCCTGATCATCACCATGGTGGTGCTGGCCGCTTTAGGGGCTGCCATGGTGTCACTGACCAGCACATCCATGTTCGGCCAGGTGGGGGCCAACAGTTCCGCCCGGGCCTATTTTCTGGCCGAATCCGGATACCGTTATGCCGAGAGCCGTTATTTGAGCGCGTCAGACAGAGATACGGAGCTGGAAAACCTGCACAATGCCGCAGCCTTTACCCTGCTCAATAATGCCGGGCAGTTTGATCTAAAAATTTATCCCTATTACTTTAAAATTATTGAACGGCCCGCCATCGGGACGAAGACCCTGAAAACAAAAGTTCCCGGCGGGTTTCCGCCCGGTGTAATCATCGGAAAACCGGGCTGGTTGAAAATCGGTCCTAAGTCCACCAGCATTTATAGATACGACGATGTCAGTGTGTCGGGCGTAAATGTCACTTTTACCATGAAAGAAAATATCAATTCTTATTTTCCGGTGGGATTGGATGTGTTGTATGCTGCCGAAAGTGAGATGCTACAAACCGTGACCAAAGGAGGAGATTTTCAGGCACATGATCGGACTAGCGGGCTGCCGCTGCGCAATGGCACCATCATGATCAATAACCATCTGTATAGTTACAAAGAAAATGATGTTACCAATAGAAAATTAATTGGAATTGAGGATCCGTCTGATCCCAATATGCCGGATTTTAGCGTAGCGGACCGGGAGATGATTGTTTTACAAAAATTTGTAAAGCTTCATTCCACCGGCATCTTTGGTCAGGAGCCGGTGGAAGGGGCCGCCAGCCGGGAAGTGGTGTACCATGTGCCACTGCCTTCTACCGCTGAAGAACGCAAAGAATTCAAAGAAACATTCGCAGATTTAACAAATTGGAAAACATCAACATTAGATAACTTTGCATTAGACATGGGTCGCAGTGCCTTAAGAGTGACCGGAACAGATTCACTTGGGGGAACGCTCACAGGGAGCCTGATCAAATTTGAACCGTCCGCAACAAACATAGATCTGGCCGCAGCCCACTTATATGGTGACCCTAATTTTTTAAGCTATGACGCTCAAGTGAAGGTCGGTTTTGATCCCAATCCCCCACCAGTAGGTGGCTTTGACCCATCTCCGATTCCGAAATATTTTGCCGCTGGTTTGTCGTTTCGGCTTGACAATGATAACAATAGCTATGGTCTTTCCTTCCTTCGCGGTGACAACACGGATACAACTATTTTAGATAACCTTGATAATAATATTGTGCCAGTAGACAAGAAAACCTTAATCGTCCTGTGGCAAGGGACAGGTTCCGGAAATACCAGGAAGTGGCTGGCATACAAGGACCTGAATAATTTTTTCGCAGATAATATGGAAGGATCACTAAGCGGTTGGACAACACCCGCACCGCTAAAGGGTTCGACGAACCTTTGGCATAGAACGACATACCGTTCTAAGAGTAGCACCAATTCTTGGTATTACGGAAAAGAATTGACAAGGAATTATGATACCGGGGTTACAAACAGCGCGACGCTTGTTTCTCCGGACATTAAATTGTATCCGACTAGCAGTAGTGTTAAGTTGTCCTATTGGACTTGGATTAAAACTGAACCGGGAGGTGGCGTCCTGTATGACCAAAAACATGTCGAGATTTCAACAAACGGTGGTGTGAACTGGAGCGGTCTGGAACAAGTATTAATAGAAGATACCTTTGGCGTTTGGCAGCAAAGATTCATTGATCTTTCGGCTTATAAGGGGCTAACCATCAAAATCAGATTTCGTTTTGATAGTTATGATAATGCCTTAAATTATTATGAAGGCTGGTACATTGATGATGCCAAAATATCCGCAGGAGATACTTCGTATCCCATATTCCCCATTAACGAGGCAACCCTCATGGTGAGGGTCAAGGAGGTGGCTTCAGTAACTTTTAGCAACGGCGGACCTGTTGCGATTGAAAATTTAGACACCGTTGTCGGGCAAACCAGCGGCGCTCGGGGAGTTGTGGCCGGCACTCCGATCATTTCATCCGGCTCCTGGCCCGGCAATACCGCTGCTGGGACACTGACAATGAAAAATACGACAGGGACATTTGTAAATGAACCGATACAGGTAATCGGTTCGTCAGCTACAGCAACAGCCAGTGGGTACCGGGTCCGGGATAATTATATCAAAGCGTATATCGGAGATACCAGCGGCTATGGGACAGCTAATAATAGCCCGCTGGATTTTAATAAGCGTTCAATTTTACGTGGCAATGTTTACTGGCCGCCGGATGAAGTGGCGGACTGGTCGGCAACCAATGATTATTTTACCCTGGTCCAGTGGGATGTCATAAACAGTGGTTTGGGACAGAATGTCGTGAAATTAATTGATTCCATTGACGAACCAAATGCCGTTATCCGCTCAAACACCCTGACTTCACCTACATCGAGCCCTTTGCTGCAGCCGGAACTGGGGTTGCATACCTTTGGAAAAGGTTCCACAAATGTTTACTTTGACGATTTTGCCGTTCAGGCAGATGTCGGTGCTTCCAGCAATAACGGGTTTATCCGCACCATCCAGGAGTAG
- a CDS encoding type II secretion system protein, translating to MKETFIPTFMPCLVTTNHEIPPCPPLAKGGWGGFSYKNNERGFTLLEIIITFIMAAFLGSMLVEYMGTSLTRGGEAVVMVQDGFSLNSVMEKITADYEDDYKNGSYDFSTFKSNIEGGNISTNTPYYGDYTAVTGYITFAGGNETPDTSGINNLLKVTITVNNQSLTVLFRK from the coding sequence GTGAAAGAAACATTCATACCAACCTTTATGCCCTGCTTGGTCACAACGAATCATGAAATCCCCCCTTGCCCCCCTTTGGCAAAGGGGGGATGGGGGGGATTTTCATATAAAAATAATGAACGGGGTTTCACACTGCTGGAAATTATTATTACCTTTATTATGGCAGCGTTTCTGGGGTCCATGCTGGTGGAGTACATGGGTACCAGCCTGACACGCGGTGGTGAGGCGGTTGTGATGGTCCAGGATGGGTTTTCCCTTAACAGTGTCATGGAAAAGATTACCGCGGACTATGAAGATGACTATAAGAACGGAAGTTATGATTTCAGCACCTTTAAAAGCAATATTGAAGGCGGCAATATATCCACCAATACGCCTTATTATGGGGATTATACGGCTGTAACAGGCTATATTACATTTGCAGGCGGTAACGAAACACCGGATACTTCCGGGATCAACAACCTTTTGAAGGTAACCATTACAGTCAACAACCAGTCGCTGACGGTGCTTTTTAGAAAATAG
- a CDS encoding prepilin-type N-terminal cleavage/methylation domain-containing protein, which yields MKIFSKYKNPESGFTLIEIIASMVIFALMFTLAGMGIVMAAKGYVITKENAHMAQKAQLAMARINREMMEITTIAARVDTQPNPYIIYDHIDGRRAIAKDGSTLKMFFNLGAAVTLSDLSVGDILIDDVTQFTLTYYKSNSSLWTIADDIKELSLIDVVIVMSREDSGVGDKTFSTTVRPRNTGN from the coding sequence ATGAAAATATTCTCCAAATACAAGAATCCTGAATCCGGATTCACATTGATTGAGATTATTGCCTCAATGGTTATTTTCGCGCTGATGTTTACCCTGGCAGGCATGGGGATCGTCATGGCTGCAAAAGGGTACGTGATCACTAAAGAAAACGCGCACATGGCCCAGAAAGCCCAACTGGCCATGGCCCGCATCAACCGTGAGATGATGGAAATAACCACCATTGCCGCCCGGGTTGATACGCAGCCCAATCCTTATATCATCTATGATCACATTGACGGTCGCAGAGCCATAGCAAAGGACGGCAGCACCCTAAAAATGTTTTTTAACTTAGGCGCCGCGGTGACCCTGTCGGATTTAAGTGTCGGGGATATATTGATCGATGACGTTACGCAGTTCACTTTGACTTATTATAAGAGTAATTCGTCCCTCTGGACAATTGCGGATGACATCAAAGAACTGTCTTTAATTGACGTTGTGATCGTGATGAGCCGGGAGGACAGTGGTGTCGGCGATAAAACCTTTAGCACGACGGTGAGGCCGAGAAATACGGGGAACTAA